From a single Nematostella vectensis chromosome 3, jaNemVect1.1, whole genome shotgun sequence genomic region:
- the LOC116616261 gene encoding uncharacterized protein LOC116616261 has protein sequence MSSEWYAYQCKSGETIFFHNIITGEYRWPKSISGPNISHGDLSCKSMLNGPPSICHNGNPAGANSQTNQSELSRQPVTSLSRKSISQTNQTELSGLAVTRLSTQSISQTNQTELSRQPVTSLSTKSISQTKQTELSRQPVTSLSTKSISQTNQTESSRVPVTSLSTKSISQTNQTESSRVPVTSISSDCVSSKTQPGVTSKTDEPTSSHSTLASPDWVPFLCKSGETLYYYHKTTGEKRWVLTADMEIAPQSYLARNRTVEEEKEVRTRKDGSGAREKEEEARHEQPLIKEEIKTETKVEEGCTCTPHDVGLPSSDDIGLCPSEEPPQEHHTKVYMNEEPTDSEGDSSEEDLSDEESIESDGNCSNFSDELQNFQDDDSEDDSENEDEEAVTMKAPNQSPLGVGPHQIDNNASSNQLFLSEVLSNPNIKTQREHVLFTYRCNFCFKTFKCVNVYRQHLASQHINEEIICCVNCHVRFDSLVALRRHQDTHSLGNLLQRCTECGSFFEYVTDLMAHWGTSHGQGSMFPCIVCGICYKEVQHLILHVRQNHSNVDPMKCQHCDLTFLEIFSLELHRREFKMLNNACRICQRHFSDVALLNVHMSMHSVGTVLPAAAEPRIIQVQGNYQAHNDRPSSQGNIRQYFVRGELDKSVQNITRSVTDTGSKSEDKSTRNARVDVANKDNTEKPSQGGISKDQCPLGEPAIKKTSEDLVPHQTEATRLLSNALQTQAPLGGNVAGPMNFEKACNTELDITSKQASNNRENDDDNRPSPSIARKQVQTRMSFMSSNEITPRITAGVGIQPGNKLEVSQTGREKCTNVGTSSPWLACLDSGSSSDCNKGPEKNNDSSKTLGISEASRAISGVQVSLVERARVGDAPESPLVGGVTLDGNSEGSPSGKSAPEEYVAKASIRQLHQKTITNDTFHPLCQQNLQERSLNQNAQQATSNAQQITSNAQQSTSNVQQATSNAQLATSNVQQSTSDAQLATSNAHLATSNTQQSTSNAHLATSNTQQSTSNAQQATSKEQHLTSKGEVQVPVGQITPSEQASKTSNNALARSSNVLAAIPPLAQNATRASTGSTGILNSATNTRGTSTERKNKENNVNNPLDNSENTPVSEASDWYIRGTKHRYLCMFCEEVFLSPGVFHKHLKDRHYNTTFIFCQNCHIMFDCEEDLAKHKETHTTNMIFKCEQCDEYMPSHSKLLIHRKERHDLERAFHCLICGVTYKSWRPFSYHLFQAHSDTPPITCPHCPKKFHDIFSFDNHQKEHRHRFKCNECDQAPFRIHVTYVKHMLSHRGEEPYKCDQCTRAFKNKRQLTKHMYTHTGKPFTCPTCGSGHYDRLKFNEHMRIHTGEKPFKCTTCDKWFRTASQLRTHSLIHEEEKRFSCEKCGKKFAQVASYCRHRKSHDGIKDYLCNICNKKFTQSNSLVRHMRSHTGKKFDCPECSRQFVESWWLKKHIELKHSSQNGDFETSNGKLRKKREKPKHNSPDSEVETSDSSSDDEVETSDRQLRRKSEKPKYNSPDSEGETSYSSSDGEFETSDRELLKKREKDSSSDDELDRANKHQQKKRKKSNHKSPDSEETSHRQLRQKRVKLDLRSPSSEVEACSRQLRARHSPRPSPK, from the exons ATGTCATCTGAATGGTATGCATATCAGTGCAAGTCAGGGGAGACAATTTTCTTCCACAATATCATTACTGGGGAGTACAGATGGCCAAAGAGCATATCG GGTCCGAATATTTCACATGGAGACTTATCTTGCAAATCAATGTTAAACGGCCCTCCATCTATTTGCCACAATGGCAATCCAGCTGGGGCCAACTCTCAGACGAACCAATCTGAATTGTCAAGACAGCCAGTGACTAGCCTTTCAAGAAAGTCCATCTCTCAGACAAACCAAACTGAATTGTCAGGACTGGCAGTAACTAGGCTTTCAACACAGTCCATCTCCCAGACGAACCAAACTGAATTGTCAAGACAGCCAGTGACTAGCCTTTCAACAAAGTCCATCTCCCAGACGAAACAAACTGAATTGTCAAGACAGCCAGTGACTAGCCTTTCAACAAAGTCCATCTCTCAGACGAACCAAACTGAATCGTCGAGGGTGCCAGTGACTAGCCTTTCAACAAAGTCCATCTCTCAGACGAACCAAACTGAGTCGTCGAGGGTGCCAGTGACTAGCATATCTAGTGATTGTGTATCCTCTAAAACACAACCTGGGGTCACCAGCAAGACAGATGAGCCAACCTCTAGTCACAGTACTCTTGCGTCACCAGATTGGGTTCCTTTTCTGTGCAAGTCAGGGGAAACGCTGTATTACTATCACAAAACAACAGGAGAAAAGAGATGGGTCCTTACTGCAGACATG GAAATTGCTCCACAAAGTTATCTTGCAAGGAACAGAACAGTAGAGGAGGAAAAGGAAGTAAGAACACGGAAAGATGGATCAGGAGCACGGGAAAAGGAGGAAGAAGCACGACATGAGCAGCCTCTTattaaagaagaaataaaGACAGAAACCAAAGTCGAGGAGGGATGTACCTGCACTCCACACGATGTAGGGCTCCCTTCGTCAGATGATATTGGACTTTGTCCGTCAGAGGAGCCGCCACAGGAACACCATACCAAAGTTTACATGAATGAAGAACCAACAGATAGCGAGGGAGATTCAAGCGAGGAAGACTTATCTGATGAAGAAAGTATTGAAAGTGACGGGAATTGCTCAAACTTCTCTGATGAGCTTCAAAACTTCCAAGATGATGATTCCGAAGATGATTCcgagaatgaagatgaagaagcCGTGACTATGAAAGCACCTAACCAAAGCCCTTTGGGAGTTGGGCCTCATCAAATCGATAATAATGCAAGCAGTAACCAATTATTTCTTAGCGAAGTGCTGAGCAATCCAAATATCAAAACTCAGCGAGAACACGTTCTTTTCACGTACCGTTGTAATTTTTGCTTTAAAACGTTTAAATGTGTTAATGTGTACCGCCAGCATTTGGCAAGTCAACACATCAACGAGGAGATCATATGCTGCGTAAATTGTCACGTCCGGTTTGACTCCCTTGTGGCCTTGAGACGTCACCAAGACACCCACAGCCTTGGCAACTTACTGCAGAGGTGTACGGAGTGCGGCAGTTTCTTTGAATATGTGACTGATTTGATGGCACACTGGGGTACAAGCCACGGACAGGGAAGCATGTTCCCTTGCATTGTGTGCGGTATATGCTACAAAGAAGTCCAACACTTAATTCTGCACGTGCGTCAAAACCATTCGAACGTGGACCCAATGAAATGTCAGCACTGTGATTTGACATTTCTTGAGATCTTTTCACTCGAACTTCACAGAAGAGAATTCAAAATGTTAAACAACGCTTGCCGCATTTGTCAAAGGCATTTTTCTGACGTAGCGTTGTTAAATGTACATATGTCTATGCATTCCGTGGGAACTGTGTTACCGGCAGCCGCAGAGCCGAGGATTATTCAagttcaagggaattaccaaGCTCATAACGACAGGCCAAGTAGTCAAGGTAATATCAGACAGTACTTTGTTCGTGGAGAGCTAGATAAATCTGTACAAAATATCACGAGGAGTGTGACTGATACAGGGTCTAAATCTGAGGACAAATCGACAAGGAATGCACGGGTTGATGTGGCAAACAAAGATAATACTGAAAAACCCTCGCAGGGGGGAATCTCGAAGGATCAGTGCCCACTTGGTGAACCTGCCATCAAGAAAACTTCGGAAGATCTCGTTCCTCATCAGACCGAGGCGACGCGGCTCCTCTCCAACGCGCTGCAAACCCAGGCGCCATTGGGTGGAAACGTTGCTGGTCCCATGAACTTCGAGAAAGCGTGTAATACAGAACTGGATATTACATCAAAACAGGCTAGTAATAACAGggagaatgatgatgataatcgGCCTTCGCCATCCATTGCTAGAAAACAAGTACAAACTAGAATGTCATTTATGTCGAGCAACGAAATAACTCCAAGGATCACAGCTGGTGTCGGAATACAACCAGGGAACAAACTGGAAGTCTCACAAACCGGAAGGGAGAAATGTACGAATGTCGGCACATCCTCGCCTTGGTTAGCTTGCCTTGACAGCGGCTCCTCGAGCGATTGCAATAAGGGTCCAGAGAAAAACAACGACAGCTCGAAAACGCTGGGTATTTCCGAAGCATCACGTGCTATATCTGGCGTACAGGTCTCTCTAGTAGAGAGAGCTCGGGTGGGTGACGCGCCAGAGTCTCCTTTGGTGGGGGGTGTTACACTAGATGGCAATTCTGAAGGAAGTCCATCAGGCAAAAGTGCTCCAGAGGAATATGTGGCAAAAGCTTCGATTCGCCAGTTGCACCAGAAAACTATTACAAATGATACATTCCACCCTTTATGTCAGCAAAACTTGCAAGAGAGATCTTTAAACCAAAACGCGCAACAGGCAACCTCTAACGCGCAACAGATAACCTCTAACGCGCAACAGTCAACTTCTAACGTGCAACAGGCAACCTCTAACGCGCAACTAGCAACATCTAACGTGCAACAGTCAACCTCTGACGCGCAACTAGCAACATCTAACGCGCACCTAGCAACATCTAACACACAACAGTCAACCTCTAACGCGCACCTAGCAACATCTAACACACAACAGTCAACCTCTAACGCGCAACAAGCAACCTCTAAAGAGCAACATTTAACATCTAAAGGCGAGGTCCAGGTGCCTGTTGGCCAGATCACACCCTCAGAGCAAGCATCCAAAACATCAAATAACGCACTTGCAAGGTCATCAAACGTCCTAGCAGCCATCCCTCCCTTAGCGCAGAATGCAACTCGTGCTAGCACTGGTTCCACTGGCATTCTTAATAGCGCAACAAATACGAGAGGCACTTCAACAGAGAGAAAGAATAAGGAGAACAATGTGAATAATCCGTTAGATAACTCCGAAAACACCCCGGTATCGGAGGCGAGTGATTGGTACATCAGAGGTACAAAACATAGGTACCTCTGTATGTTCTGCGAGGAAGTCTTTTTATCACCAGGTGTTTTCCATAAACATTTGAAGGATAGACACTACAATACGACATTCATATTTTGTCAGAACTGCCACATCATGTTCGACTGTGAAGAGGATCTCGCCAAGCATAAGGAGACCCACACAACAAACATGATATTCAAATGCGAACAATGCGACGAGTACATGCCTAGTCACAGCAAATTGCTTATCCATCGTAAGGAACGACATGACTTGGAAAGGGCCTTTCACTGTTTGATCTGCGGTGTAACTTACAAGTCCTGGAGACCATTTTCGTACCATCTCTTCCAAGCACACTCAGATACCCCACCAATCACTTGTCCGCACTGCCCAAAGAAATTCCACGATATTTTCTCCTTTGACAACCACCAGAAGGAGCATAGACACCGTTTCAAGTGCAATGAGTGTGACCAGGCTCCGTTCCGAATCCACGTGACCTATGTGAAGCACATGCTCAGTCACCGCGGTGAGGAACCATACAAGTGTGACCAATGCACTAGGGCTTTCAAGAATAAACGTCAGCTTACCAAACACATGTATACCCATACAGGCAAGCCCTTTACCTGCCCTACGTGTGGATCTGGACATTATGATCGACTTAAATTTAACGAGCATATGCGCATCCACACTGGCGAGAAACCTTTTAAATGCACGACTTGTGACAAGTGGTTTAGAACCGCCTCGCAGCTGCGGACCCATTCGCTCATACATGAGGAAGAAAAACGATTTAGTTGTGAAAAATGCGGAAAGAAATTCGCCCAAGTGGCGTCATACTGTCGCCATCGTAAATCTCACGACGGAATAAAAGATTATCTCTGCAATATTTGCAATAAAAAGTTCACACAGTCTAACTCTTTGGTAAGACATATGCGTAGCCACACAGGGAAGAAGTTTGACTGTCCCGAGTGCTCCCGACAGTTTGTCGAGTCTTGGTGGTTGAAAAAGCACATTGAGCTAAAGCACAGCTCACAAAATGGCGATTTTGAGACGTCTAATGGAAAGCTACGAAAGAAGCGGGAAAAACCAAAGCATAATTCACCAGATAGCGAAGTTGAAACGTCTGATAGCTCATCGGATGACGAAGTTGAAACGTCTGACCGACAGCTAAGAAGGAAGAGCGAAAAGCCAAAGTACAATTCACCAGATAGCGAAGGTGAGACATCTTATAGCTCATCAGATGGCGAATTTGAGACGTCTGACAGAGAACtgctaaaaaaaagagagaaggATAGCTCATCAGATGACGAATTGGATAGGGCGAACAAACATCAGCAAAAGAAACGCAAGAAGTCAAATCATAAATCACCAGATAGCGAGGAAACATCTCATCGGCAGCTACGACAGAAGCGCGTCAAGCTGGACCTTAGATCGCCGAGTAGCGAAGTCGAGGCATGTAGCCGACAGCTGAGGGCCCGTCACAGTCCTAGACCCTCCCCTAAGTGA
- the LOC116616257 gene encoding uncharacterized protein LOC116616257, whose product MMVSGVFLLLACALVSCHADYCADEPDGEYCTDDLKGYHHCYNGKDTPATCPKNTRCVCMGIPCSTHNQGIKPCGTFTLPPSFPDTYKAAGYNEIITGGPHNDYNYHSFYRDAENGKFRHDVTIGPFHDPNYEYFIELPNGDGFDQYEIIPSKMSCVRKSISTLTDPMDLKVPTKYTEHGMATIDGQTCQSWLWKSGGHTSDQPISTENFYTSQSTSATFYPVAYRAEFPGTDGRPTLQVKRDYTFTEGSPDPRVFDIPDYCDMY is encoded by the exons ATGATGGTCTCGGGAGTTTTCCTACTGCTCGCGTGCGCGCTCGTGTCCTGTCACGCCGACTATTGTGCGGACGAGCCTGATGGAGAATACTGCACAGACGACCTCAAAGGCTACCACCACTGCTACAACGGAAAGGATACCCCGGCGACGTGTCCAAAGAACACACG GTGCGTGTGCATGGGGATTCCTTGTTCCACGCATAACCAAGGAATTAAGCCATGTGGGACGTTCACACTCCCGCCCTCGTTCCCAGACACGTACAAAGCAGCCGGGTACAACGAGATCATCACAGGGGGACCACATAACGA CTACAACTATCATTCCTTTTACCGAGATGCTGAGAACGGCAAGTTTCGACATGACGTGACGATCGGGCCGTTTCACGACCCAAACTACGAGTACTTTATCGAGCTTCCAAACGGTGACGGGTTTGACCAG TACGAAATCATCCCATCCAAAATGTCTTGCGTCAGGAAGTCGATATCTACTCTGACGGACCCAATGGACTTGAAG GTCCCCACCAAATACACAGAACACGGCATGGCGACCATAGACGGACAGACTTGTCAGAGCTGGTTGTGGAAGTCTGGCGGCCACACCAGTGACCAGCCAATCAGTACAGAGAATTTCTATACTAGCCAATCAACGAGCGCCACGTTCTACCCTGTAGCATATCGCGCGGAGTTTCCCGGGACCGACGGTAGACCGACTCTACAAGTCAAACGCGATTACACTTTCACCGAGGGGAGCCCAGACCCCAGGGTTTTTGATATCCCGGATTACTGCGACATGTACTAG